The DNA segment GATTTCCGTTATGTCCCTGATCTGATCGTCATATAGCCTGAGAAGAGTATAAGAGCTCCGCCGAGAAGAGAATTCTGGCCCGGCACTTCCTGGAGAAAAAACATGCTCAGCAGGATTGCACACACCGGCTCCAGATAACCGAGCACTGCGGCCCTGCTTGCCGATACTTCCCGGAGCCCGCGGTAATACAGGACCGGGGCAATGATCGAATGAACCAGGCCCGTGAAAAGAAAGCTCCAGAGCGCATGCATGGGAAACTCCCGGATAAAGGGTGCAAGACATACAAGGATGGTGATATTCACGATGTAGGCAATCATGAAGGGTCGGTATTGTGCGGCATATCTCCTTGCGATAATAATGATTACAGCATATGAGGCACCGGAAGCAAGTCCGGACAGGATCCCTATCAAATGACCCGGTTGCACCGAAAACCCGTCGAGCATGATCCAGAGTCCTATGGACGAAATGACAATAGATCCGATCAGCAGCATCGTGATCTTTTCCTTAAGAAACAGGGCAGCGAGAACAGCAACAATAATAGGGGCGGAATAATGCGTAAGTACGGCATTCGATATGGTCGTCATTTTAAATGCATAGAAAAAGGCAAGGCTGTTCACCAGGCTGACAAGACCTAACAGAACAGGTGCTGCAAGCTTTTTCCTGCCCCCTACTTCTTTGATGTAGCCCTTATGCCATACAATAAGCGACTGCACCGTGACAGCAATAACCAGTGAGTAGAACAGAAATATATGCACCGGCACGTCAGAAAGTCTGACTATCACACCGAGGGAACTCCAGAGAACAATGGCAAGAAGGATGTAGAACTGGGCCATGAGGCGGCGTTACGGTTTCCGGAATCTCTTTTTTAAGGCTTTTTCGACATGGGGAGGGACCAATCCTCGCACTGAACCGCCGAGGGATGCCATCTCCTTGACGATCGTGGCGGTAAGATACGAGTACTCCTCGCTCGGCATCATAAAGACCGTCTCAATGTCAGAAGAAAGTCGTCTGTTCATAAGAGCCATCTGCAGTTCGTACTCAAAATCCGATACTGCCCGAAGCCCCCTTATGATGGCAACCCCTTTTCTCCCGGACACATAATCCACCAGAAGGCCGTCGAACATCTCCACCCTCACCTGTTTATATTTCTTCAGCGTTTCGCGAATCAGGTCCAGTCGTTCTTCGATGCTGAACAAGGGGTTCTTTTTCGGATTCGGAGCAACACCCACAATAAGATGATCGAATATCCTCAGACCCCTCTTCACAAGGTCAAGATGACCATTGGTGAATGGGTCAAACGTACCCGGATAAATGCCTAATTTTCTGTTCATGGTCCATTCCTGTAGAGGGCAAGTCTCGTATCGCCGTACCGGTACTGCTTCATGAGCCTGAGGCGGCCTGCAGCATCGGGTACAACCACCTTTGCTCCATGCTCACAAAGCAGCACGCCCTGTGCATCTAAAATACCATATTTGCTGATCAAGGGAAGGATTTTCTCTATCTCATCCGAGTTATAAGGCGGATCTGCAAAGATAACGTCATATGTCTCTCCGGTCAAAGAAGCTCTCTGCAGGAATGATTCAACCTCCTCGCAATGAACAGATGCCTTTGACGCCAGATCGAGCTTTTCGATCAGTTCACTGATCGCCCTTGCCCTCGGACGCACGGATTCAATGAAAACCACATGTTCTGCTCCGCGCGACAGCGCCTCTATGCCCATTGTGCCGGTCCCTGCGTAGAGGTCAAGAAAAGATGCGCCCCCGATCTCATTTCGCAGGATATCGTAAACAGCCTCCCGGACCTTTGCCGGCGTTGGCCTGAGGTCGTCCTTCCCTGCCCTTTTGACAAAGAGTTTCTTTGAACCGATCTTTCTT comes from the Nitrospirota bacterium genome and includes:
- a CDS encoding EamA family transporter, giving the protein MAQFYILLAIVLWSSLGVIVRLSDVPVHIFLFYSLVIAVTVQSLIVWHKGYIKEVGGRKKLAAPVLLGLVSLVNSLAFFYAFKMTTISNAVLTHYSAPIIVAVLAALFLKEKITMLLIGSIVISSIGLWIMLDGFSVQPGHLIGILSGLASGASYAVIIIIARRYAAQYRPFMIAYIVNITILVCLAPFIREFPMHALWSFLFTGLVHSIIAPVLYYRGLREVSASRAAVLGYLEPVCAILLSMFFLQEVPGQNSLLGGALILFSGYMTIRSGT
- the coaD gene encoding pantetheine-phosphate adenylyltransferase, which gives rise to MNRKLGIYPGTFDPFTNGHLDLVKRGLRIFDHLIVGVAPNPKKNPLFSIEERLDLIRETLKKYKQVRVEMFDGLLVDYVSGRKGVAIIRGLRAVSDFEYELQMALMNRRLSSDIETVFMMPSEEYSYLTATIVKEMASLGGSVRGLVPPHVEKALKKRFRKP
- the rsmD gene encoding 16S rRNA (guanine(966)-N(2))-methyltransferase RsmD, translated to MRISAGEFKGRKIGSKKLFVKRAGKDDLRPTPAKVREAVYDILRNEIGGASFLDLYAGTGTMGIEALSRGAEHVVFIESVRPRARAISELIEKLDLASKASVHCEEVESFLQRASLTGETYDVIFADPPYNSDEIEKILPLISKYGILDAQGVLLCEHGAKVVVPDAAGRLRLMKQYRYGDTRLALYRNGP